A genomic segment from Gracilinanus agilis isolate LMUSP501 chromosome 1, AgileGrace, whole genome shotgun sequence encodes:
- the SLC35E4 gene encoding solute carrier family 35 member E4, producing the protein MCICSRRDHEAGMSSAHGAPAATLLLPWRRAPRTQGQGEGQWPAAGSPGRVLATVLVWLATGTSMSSLNKWLFTVHGFRYPLLLSALHMLTAVLLGYPLAGHRTRLPLPARAKRRLFLLSLTFCAAVACGNLGLTYVHLDFAQMVYTTTPLFTLALSKAILGRRHHPLQYAAMGPICLGAACSILGEMHFHRTGCCFLFAATFLRGLKSVQQSEYPLPAVLGTLLPHKRQSSLHIWELRGLSHTGVPRPL; encoded by the coding sequence ATGTGCATCTGCTCCCGGAGGGACCATGAAGCAGGGATGAGCTCGGCCCATGGAGCTCCGGCCGCCACCCTTCTGCTGCCCTGGCGGCGGGCCCCGCGGACCCAGGGGCAGGGCGAGGGCCAGTGGCCAGCGGCAGGCAGCCCCGGGCGTGTGCTGGCCACTGTGTTGGTGTGGCTGGCCACGGGCACCAGCATGTCCAGCCTCAACAAGTGGCTATTCACCGTGCACGGCTTCCGCTACCCGCTGCTGCTGTCCGCCCTCCACATGCTGACCGCCGTGCTGCTGGGCTACCCGCTGGCCGGGCACCGGACACGCCTGCCGCTCCCTGCCCGGGCCAAGAGGAGGCTCTTCCTGCTGAGCCTGACCTTCTGTGCTGCTGTGGCCTGCGGGAACCTGGGTCTCACCTACGTGCACCTGGACTTCGCCCAGATGGTCTACACCACCACCCCGCTCTTCACCCTGGCCTTGTCCAAGGCCATCCTGGGCAGGCGCCATCACCCGCTGCAGTATGCTGCCATGGGGCCCATCTGCCTGGGCGCTGCCTGCAGCATCCTGGGCGAGATGCACTTCCACCGCACTGGCTGCTGCTTCCTCTTCGCTGCCACCTTCCTCCGAGGCCTCAAATCTGTGCAGCAAAGTGAGTACCCATTGCCCGCTGTGCTGGGCACCCTGCTGCCCCACAAGCGCCAAAGCAGTCTCCACATCTGGGAACTGAGAGGGTTGAGCCACACGGGTGTGCCCAGGCCCCTCTAG